In the genome of Candidatus Kapaibacterium sp., the window GCTCAACACTCGCGATATGCACCGCGCAATTTTGCTGTTCAAAGCTTGGTATATCAATCAAGCAAAATTTTCTTTCCCGAAAAGGGTAGAAGATTATGCGACTAAACATGGATTCAACTACAAAACTGTCCGTATTTCGGATGCAGCGCGTCGTTGGGGTTCATGCTCGTCATCAGGTTCGATTAATCTGAATTGGCGGCTTATGCGGGCAATGCCCGAAGTGATAGATTATGTTGTAATTCATGAATTAGCTCATACTAAACACATGGACCATTCCCGTCGCTTTTGGGCAGTAGTAGCCGATGTGATGCCAAATTATGCAAGCTATCGCAAATGGCTAAAAGAGCATGGTTACATGTTGGATTTTTTGGCGGAAAGTTAATTTTTTGAATTATTTTTGTTAAAATTTAATTTCTCGGTAACATTTTTGAAAATAATGTGTTTATATTATTGAAAGCGAAACAAGTAGGAAAATGTTAAAAAGCGTAGATGAATATAGTGATACAGAATTGTTCTATATGTTGTGTGATGACAAGAAGACCGCTGAGAAAGCTTTTTCTGAACTATTCACACGACACTCATCTAAAGTTTATGCTTTCTGTAGAAGGTTCCTTGGCAACAAAGAAGAAGCACAAGACTTATTTCAAGAAACTTTTATAAAGTTTCATCAAAGTGCTGATAAAGATAGAGTCATGACAAATGTGTCGGCTTTTCTGGTAACTATCGCCCGAAATTTGTGCGTTAATTATAGAAGAAAAGACAAACCGGCAATTTCCTATGAAGATTATATGGCTCATAGCGACGATATGA includes:
- a CDS encoding RNA polymerase sigma factor; this encodes MLKSVDEYSDTELFYMLCDDKKTAEKAFSELFTRHSSKVYAFCRRFLGNKEEAQDLFQETFIKFHQSADKDRVMTNVSAFLVTIARNLCVNYRRKDKPAISYEDYMAHSDDMTDDKNELLELVKSSLELLPDEYREIFILREYDGMSYNEIAKMINQPLNTVKVRIHRAKQKMREILQPYLAEMSKYE
- a CDS encoding M48 family metallopeptidase, with translation MKNSLQPEFKVIRSNRKSLAIELGHNSMKIRAPYQMSDAEISCFILAKQDWIREKQLLLSKKSPPKHQFVEGEKFLLYGEEYPLKFVEKQPFALKFDGKEFLLNTRDMHRAILLFKAWYINQAKFSFPKRVEDYATKHGFNYKTVRISDAARRWGSCSSSGSINLNWRLMRAMPEVIDYVVIHELAHTKHMDHSRRFWAVVADVMPNYASYRKWLKEHGYMLDFLAES